Proteins encoded by one window of Pseudorca crassidens isolate mPseCra1 chromosome 3, mPseCra1.hap1, whole genome shotgun sequence:
- the LOC137222475 gene encoding zinc finger protein 574-like: MARPRGLGRIPELQLEAFPAAAAAATEDEAFLPEPPAPRAPRRPRSPPSSPVFFASPSPTFRRRLRLLRGFQDFGRQAWAGAAIKIKSARQGCCGDI; the protein is encoded by the exons ATGGCGCGGCCGCGCGGCCTGGGCCGCATACCCGAACTGCAGCTGGAGGCCTtcccggcggcggcagcggcggccaCCGAGGACGAGGCGTTCCTGCCCGAGCCCCCGGCCCCGCGCGCGCCCCGCCGCCCACGTTCGCCACCTTCCTCGCCTGTCTTCTTTGCCAGCCCGTCCCCAACTTTCCGCAGGCGCCTTCGGCTTCTCCGCGGCTTTCAGGATTTCGGTCGCCAGGCGTGGGCCGG GGCAGCGATAAAAATCAAGTCTGCTCGCCAGGGTTGCTGTGGAGACATCTGA